A window of the Radiobacillus deserti genome harbors these coding sequences:
- the coaE gene encoding dephospho-CoA kinase (Dephospho-CoA kinase (CoaE) performs the final step in coenzyme A biosynthesis.) — protein sequence MGITIGLTGGIASGKSTVSNMLREKGIPIVDADRIARQVVEPGEEAYQNVVEAFGTDILQQDKTLDRKKLGNIVFQDEEKRNILNSIVHPAVRKQMLVEKDQYLNQGYKAVVLDIPLLFESHLTELVDHTIVVYVDETTQLERLKERNKLTDEEAMQRIQAQLPLQKKVDMADAVIDNNGTIETTREQVNRMITKWNLV from the coding sequence ATGGGAATAACAATTGGGCTTACAGGTGGGATTGCTAGTGGAAAAAGCACAGTGTCCAACATGTTAAGAGAAAAAGGAATTCCGATAGTAGATGCAGATAGGATTGCTCGACAAGTAGTAGAGCCGGGTGAAGAAGCCTATCAAAACGTTGTAGAAGCATTTGGAACAGATATACTGCAACAAGATAAGACACTGGATCGAAAGAAACTTGGAAATATTGTCTTTCAAGATGAAGAAAAACGAAATATATTGAATTCCATCGTACATCCAGCAGTTCGGAAACAAATGCTTGTGGAAAAAGATCAGTATTTAAATCAAGGGTACAAAGCTGTTGTTTTAGATATTCCGTTACTTTTTGAGAGTCATTTGACCGAGCTTGTCGACCACACTATTGTGGTATATGTAGATGAAACCACTCAGCTGGAAAGGCTAAAAGAACGTAACAAGCTCACAGATGAAGAAGCGATGCAACGAATTCAAGCACAGCTTCCTTTACAGAAAAAAGTAGATATGGCAGATGCAGTCATAGACAATAACGGAACGATAGAAACGACGAGGGAGCAAGTGAATCGAATGATCACCAAATGGAACCTCGTATAA